The DNA segment gtcacgctagtaaatttaacaaaaaaattataatagtgTTAATAAAtagacctaaatttttaaatttaaaaagtataaagactaaattcccaaaaataaaaatataaaaattaaattctaaatatacgaaAAACtcacaaactttaaaaatattataaccttaaaatttttactttataatttaattaaaaaataaataattaactcaaCCCAAAGGGAGGCTATCACAGAACATCTTATCCATATATTTATTGGTCTTGCTGTTCTCTTTGTCACAGTTCCTTTATCActttatcttcatctttttttttttaactttatcttTTATCTTTCAACATCATTTAGATTCTTTTTTAAACTATCTGATTATAAGATCTGATTGTACatgttctttttgacacaatagttaaaactattcataaccctttctcaatacataaatagaaagataatgcaGTTAAGCGCATTTGAACTCATGTCCtactacattgacaacaatacccatatcaatcgaactaaaactcaatctgCAACAAATTATCTAGATTTTAGATGttgaatattaagataaaataacaattcccatttatttattttccatttttgtttCTTCTCCGGCTACTATTTTATTGGATTTACCATTACCATTcaagtttggtatatatatatatatatttgttaaattctacttttagtctttgtactttatGAAAAGTTATGATTTGAtctttgtatttttcaaattaatcaattttaatttttacacttttttgaattttaaaattttaatcttaactCAAACCGTAgcagttaaatttgtttggttaaatcCGATTATTCGTCATGTACTATGTGTGCAATTGTATATATGGTCAATATTCTCCATCTGGATAATTCTAAATTCCTATATtctcttttcaaattttgaaaatttaatatttatacaaatgaCCATCGTTAATCTATTAACAAGATTTTTAATGAGTAATGTGTGAAAATAACAAGGTGACATGGTATTACACATATAATAGTATGTTAGGCGTAttagattttggaaaaaaaaaagaatttaacttaataactttcatgaggattgaaattttaaaattcaaaaagtatagggactaaaaataactaaattacagtttaataattaaattcgtaACTTTTATGCAGTATATGGACTAATAGCTTAGTTCaacctattttcttttctctttataaACTCATACATCACTACACTTTCTTCCACCCCACACATTCAAAATCCTCTATATGGATTCACAACCATCAACAATGGCGGTTCTCTTGCTGATGATGTTCACTTTATCATCAACTTTCGACATGTCAATCGTATCCTACGATAAATCCCATCCCGACCGGTCGATGTCTAGTTGGAGAACCTTCGACGAGGTTATGGCAATGTATGAGGACTGGCTTGTAAAACATGGCAAAGTTTACAATGGTTTAGGAGAGAAAGAGAAAAGGTTCCAGATTTTCAAAGATAATCTCAGGTTCATCGATGAACATAACTCGGAGGAGACACATAGTTTCAAGCTTGGGTTGAACCAGTTCGCCGACTTGACCAACGAGGAGTACCGTTTTACTTACTTGGGTGTTAAGAAACCTAATAAGAAGGTTTCCAAGAGGAGTGATCGTTACGTGCAGCTCCTCGGCCAGGCGGCCTTGCCGGATTCTGTTGATTGGAGGACAAAAGGTGCTGTGGCTCCGGTTAAAGATCAAGGTTCTTGTGGTAAGTTGCATTGATCATCATTGTTTTTTCATCTTTGTTGggttttaaatttgtttgaagtttttattttacacatcaaaactaatatatatatatatacatatatataaaggtATTGTGGccattttcattttgatcaccTGTCTTTAATTTCGGGTTAGGGAATATTATTGTACATTCATTTTAGTTACtcaattttaatgaattttcattttaatcattcattttttttagaattaattttatttaaaaaatttaagttttatgaaaattgaattatttagTTATGGagataaaatttaagttttttcttGTAACTTAATtccttataaaagaaattaaggtttttctgtaaaaaaaactaaaattaattctaaaaaatagaaAACCATAAAGGAAATTGGAAATATAAAATAGGGTTTTCTGtataaaaaacccaaataatttctaaaatctattttttttataaaaaataaaattaattctaaaaaaggaaatttaaaaaaaaaagataaaatgagtgatcataataaaaaattattaaaattggaTAACTAAAATAAGTATACAATAACATTGCGTTACCCCAAATTAGCGACAAgtaaccaaaatgaaaacaaTTTGTAATGACAATgtcttttttacaatttttttattttcaatacttaaaaataaaaatttatgaattttaggTGATTTATCTTATAAGATTATTTTAATTGACCATTCAACGTTGACTACAGGGAGTTGCTGGGCTTTTTCAACTATTGCTGCAGTGGAAGGGATAAACAAAATCATTACAGGCGACCTCATAGTTCTCTCAGAGCAAGAATTAGTGGATTGTGATACATCCTACAATGAAGGATGCAATGGTGGCCTTATGGATTATGCCTTTGAATTCATCATAAAAAATGGTGGCATTGACACTGAAGAAGATTACCCTTATACCAATCATAATGGCAGATGTGACACCTATAGGGTAAGTGTTCGAACACAT comes from the Gossypium hirsutum isolate 1008001.06 chromosome A06, Gossypium_hirsutum_v2.1, whole genome shotgun sequence genome and includes:
- the LOC107930551 gene encoding probable cysteine protease RD21B, with protein sequence MDSQPSTMAVLLLMMFTLSSTFDMSIVSYDKSHPDRSMSSWRTFDEVMAMYEDWLVKHGKVYNGLGEKEKRFQIFKDNLRFIDEHNSEETHSFKLGLNQFADLTNEEYRFTYLGVKKPNKKVSKRSDRYVQLLGQAALPDSVDWRTKGAVAPVKDQGSCGSCWAFSTIAAVEGINKIITGDLIVLSEQELVDCDTSYNEGCNGGLMDYAFEFIIKNGGIDTEEDYPYTNHNGRCDTYRKNAKVVSIEAYENVPENDEGALKKAVSNQPVSVAIEAGGRAFQLYQSGIFDGQCGTQLDHGVTIVGYGTENGKDYWIVRNSWGDNWGEAGYVRMERNVVDTKTGKCGIAMEASYPIKTGRNPPNPSPSPPSPVKPPSVCDNYYSCPESNTSCCVFEQYGYCLAWVCCSIKAATCCEDNYSCCPHDYPVCNINEGTCLMSKDNPLGVKAMKRTPAKPFRGDGSVVGKSSA